From one Cyanobacteriota bacterium genomic stretch:
- the rpsJ gene encoding 30S ribosomal protein S10: MATKTKKKQQNRIRIRLKSYDAVNLDASAKQIVEAATRTGARVSGPIPLPSNIRRYCVLRSPHVDKKSREHFQIKTHSRLIDLVDPTHETTIALKDLDLPAGVDIAVRV; this comes from the coding sequence ATGGCAACTAAAACAAAGAAAAAACAGCAAAACCGCATAAGAATCAGACTTAAGAGTTATGATGCGGTCAACCTTGATGCGTCAGCTAAACAAATAGTTGAGGCCGCAACAAGAACAGGAGCTAGAGTATCTGGTCCTATTCCTTTGCCAAGTAATATCAGAAGATATTGTGTTTTGAGATCGCCACACGTTGATAAAAAATCAAGAGAGCATTTTCAAATCAAAACTCATTCACGTTTGATTGATCTTGTTGATCCAACGCATGAGACTACTATTGCACTTAAAGACTTGGATCTGCCGGCGGGTG